Within the Hevea brasiliensis isolate MT/VB/25A 57/8 unplaced genomic scaffold, ASM3005281v1 Scaf95, whole genome shotgun sequence genome, the region GCCCATTAGGCGGCTTAGTGGCAACCCAATGACAAGTTCCATTCAGAAAAGCGGACGTTGAGAAATCAGGGATGACACATTTCAGATCATTATCAACCTTTCTCCAACCCCTACTTCTCAAACTGTAAATCTCAACCAAAGGCGGAATCTTATCAAAGTTAAAATTACTATCTGGCAAATACACTATTCTCACAAGCTTATAATCACCAGTAGAGGAATCAAAGCCAAACCCATGTGAGTGTTTATGGAATCCATGTGAGGTAAACGTAACATTAGGACGAGGAATGTTAACAATCTTTCTAACGCTAGGGTTCCATAAAGCTGGTGCATAATAACCATAAGATAGACAAAAGACCCCATTACAAGAACCCACTATATCAAACAAACCCTTGAAGCCTTTACATGGGCAATCAAGTTCTTCAACAGGGTTTGCAAACAACTCATCTGGGTATAGCAAATAACTCTCATTTTTTCTAAATGGCGGACAAGGTTCTGTTTTGCAGTAACTAAAGAAAAGAAGGCCACTGTTTCTTGCAGCGGTTTTCTTGAGATGGTGGGCTATGAAAGAAGGGTTGGTGATTAAAGAATACCAAGTCTTGGAAACGCATCTGCATATGAGGATTGATTTCACTGGCAATCTTGACAAAATTTCCTCGAGCAATTCTTGAGGAAGATGATCAGAcatttttctttttgttcttcttGCTGCGTCTGCACTGTTTTATTGAGCGATGGATCTACTGGCTCTGAAAAAATACTAGGCTTGCTGAGAAGTGG harbors:
- the LOC131177843 gene encoding F-box protein CPR1-like; this encodes MSDHLPQELLEEILSRLPVKSILICRCVSKTWYSLITNPSFIAHHLKKTAARNSGLLFFSYCKTEPCPPFRKNESYLLYPDELFANPVEELDCPCKGFKGLFDIVGSCNGVFCLSYGYYAPALWNPSVRKIVNIPRPNVTFTSHGFHKHSHGFGFDSSTGDYKLVRIVYLPDSNFNFDKIPPLVEIYSLRSRGWRKVDNDLKCVIPDFSTSAFLNGTCHWVATKPPNGPGVCDAILSFSLGEEVFGEMEVPDCLAKKYHYINVAVSDGSLLLVAFTETTEERCFSVWMMKEYGVPGSWTKLFNISHLANIRRFIAFRQSGEVLLVNRGEELFFYDPKTEEFSHTEIWGTPSSFYLDTLVESLVLLDEPNEFAEEEPSEDDGSSGVSNENSSSPDGVDMDLQKNNEGNQNANSPIKLNEANEILEEVASTCNSQMAIDKANEEA